One part of the Ziziphus jujuba cultivar Dongzao chromosome 2, ASM3175591v1 genome encodes these proteins:
- the LOC132799375 gene encoding uncharacterized protein LOC132799375: MFVYIVNLFNIEKIATLSSGHKLLIQVKASKHEYRDITRWKYTILSVCDTISKEINTLTQTDTSNDAEVSQVLEIVEEQSGKSLGITELRDISGSADNAKIEQMSNEDKVLADLVSKPTARNNATKKLKLMISKSADEADPIALNLESSHLQFGEGSRKQFAELKDNA; encoded by the exons ATGTTTGTCTATATAGTCAATTTGTTCa atattgaaaaaattgccACATTATCCAGTGGTCATAAGCTTCTAATTCAAGTTAAAGCATCTAAACATGAATATCGTGATATTACAAGATGGAAATACACAATCCTTTCTGTTTGTGATACTATTTCAAAAGAAATCAACACATTAACACAAACAGATACTTCAAATGATGCTGAAGTTAGTCAAGTTTTAGAAATTGTTGAAGAGCAAAGTGGAAAATCATTAGGCATAACTGAATTAAGAG ATATATCTGGAAGTGCTGACAATGCTAAGATAGAGCAAATGAGCAATGAAGATAAAGTCCTAGCTGATTTGGTTTCAAAGCCTACTGCAAGAAACAATGCAACAAAGAAACTAAAGCTGATGATTTCCAAAAGTGCAGATGAGGCAGATCCAATAGCGCTGAATCTTGAAAGTTCTCATTTACAATTTGGTGAAGGGAGTAGGAAGCAGTTTGCCGAGCTTAAAGACAATGCTTAA
- the LOC132800824 gene encoding replication protein A 70 kDa DNA-binding subunit B-like — translation MVREVKLIKDIQAQQRGWTVKVVIIEKAMPRVSKSSPNKYQRLILADEEGNKIQATIYGGDIHIFRDTLIIGKNYYISNAWVKEIGGQYQIVQNNLQWTINGRTIVEEVTGDSEIIVPAVYSFVPFS, via the exons ATGGTTAGAGAAGTAAAGCTAATCAAGGATATTCAAGCTCAACAAAGAGGTTGGACAGTAAAAGTGGTGATTATTGAGAAAGCAATGCCACGAGTTTCTAAATCAAGTCCAAACAAATATCAAAGGTTAATCTTAGCTGATGAAGAA GGTAATAAGATCCAGGCCACAATATATGGTGGAGACATCCACATCTTCCGAGACACACTCataattgggaaaaattattatatttctaatgCTTGGGTTAAAGAAATTGGTGGACAATATCAGATTGTTCAAAATAATTTGCAATGGACTATAAATGGTCGAACCATTGTGGAAGAAGTGACTGGAGATTCAGAGATAATTGTGCCTGCTGTTTACAGCTTTGTCCCGTTCTCATGA